One window of Cryobacterium arcticum genomic DNA carries:
- a CDS encoding DUF6510 family protein translates to MTSDEITGPVPDGGAPDGPAPDGGAPDGGAPDGAYVDGNAAAGPLSEVFVGDVTSAVGRCAHCGRTAAMATARCYPHSHGLLLCCPGCSGILLRLVETDGQLRLDLHGVSFLTLTRP, encoded by the coding sequence GTGACCAGCGACGAGATCACCGGCCCAGTCCCGGACGGCGGAGCCCCGGACGGCCCAGCCCCAGACGGCGGAGCCCCAGACGGCGGAGCCCCGGACGGCGCGTACGTCGACGGCAACGCGGCCGCCGGCCCGCTGAGCGAGGTCTTCGTCGGCGACGTCACCAGCGCGGTGGGGCGGTGCGCGCACTGCGGACGTACGGCGGCGATGGCCACGGCGCGGTGCTACCCCCACTCGCACGGCCTGCTGCTGTGCTGCCCGGGTTGTTCGGGCATCCTGTTGCGGCTGGTGGAGACCGACGGGCAGCTGCGACTCGACCTGCATGGTGTCAGCTTCCTCACGCTCACGCGCCCCTAG
- a CDS encoding ferredoxin reductase gives MRQETDTARTLRLRLPGLTGHRPGQHVDVRLTAPDGYTAVRSYSVASALPGDELELTVEELSDGEVSPYLVHQVAAGDQLEVRGPVGGWFVWNPADPAPVQLIAGGSGVVPLMAMIRSHAAGATDGAPGFAAPFRLLYSVRSPASAYYGAELDDLARSPLLTVTCVYTREAPAGSGTRPRRLDAPTLLDAIPPVSDTPAFFVCGATAFVETVADWLVQAGYPADRIKTERYGGTGITP, from the coding sequence GTGAGGCAGGAGACCGACACGGCGCGCACGCTGCGGCTGCGACTGCCCGGCCTCACCGGGCACCGGCCCGGCCAGCACGTGGACGTGCGTCTCACCGCCCCGGATGGCTACACGGCGGTGCGCTCCTACTCGGTGGCGTCCGCGCTGCCGGGCGACGAGCTCGAGCTCACCGTGGAGGAACTCTCTGACGGCGAGGTCTCGCCGTACCTCGTGCACCAGGTGGCCGCCGGCGACCAGCTTGAGGTGCGCGGCCCCGTGGGCGGCTGGTTCGTCTGGAACCCCGCCGATCCCGCCCCGGTGCAGCTCATCGCCGGCGGCTCAGGGGTGGTGCCGCTGATGGCCATGATCCGGTCGCACGCGGCCGGCGCGACGGATGGCGCACCCGGGTTCGCCGCACCGTTCCGCCTGCTCTACTCGGTGCGCAGCCCCGCCTCGGCCTACTACGGCGCCGAACTCGACGACCTCGCCCGGTCGCCGCTGCTCACCGTGACCTGCGTGTACACCCGCGAGGCTCCCGCCGGCAGCGGCACGAGGCCCCGCCGGCTGGATGCGCCGACCCTCCTCGACGCGATTCCGCCGGTCTCGGACACCCCGGCGTTCTTCGTCTGCGGAGCCACCGCCTTCGTCGAAACCGTGGCCGACTGGCTCGTGCAGGCCGGCTACCCGGCCGACCGGATCAAGACCGAACGTTACGGCGGCACCGGGATCACGCCGTGA
- a CDS encoding pyridoxal phosphate-dependent decarboxylase family protein, whose translation MTFRPDEYRAPLEQAVRSAQEWLGSLPTRPVKPALPVEKLAAAFDRPLPDGPADPAAVVTELATLAEPGLMAIGSGRFFGWVMGGTLPAALSADWLVSAWDQNGGLRYATPATAAIEERAGRWILDLLHLPPSSAVGFATGGTMANFVGLAAGRGAVLRAAGWDVNSDGLTGAPRVTVLAGAEVHISVLLALRYLGLGEPTLVAADAQGRIRPDALAEALAAVTGPCLVVLQAGNLHSGAFDPMRQCIRLAHDAGAWVHVDGAFGLWAAASPRWTAALEGLETADSWATDAHKTLNVPYDCGIAVVADPAALRSAFGAQTSYFVQDDAGAADPMELVPELSRRARGVPVWAALRSLGRSGTVALVEGLADNARALADALAALPGVEVLNDVVFTQVSVAFGSDDRTRRVTQALIQDGTVWMSGSAWSGRAVLRISVSNWTTDAADVAVSVDAVARALAQVTAAERE comes from the coding sequence ATGACATTCCGGCCGGACGAGTACCGGGCGCCCCTCGAGCAGGCGGTCCGGTCGGCACAGGAGTGGCTGGGCTCGCTGCCGACCCGGCCCGTGAAACCCGCACTGCCCGTCGAGAAACTGGCGGCGGCCTTCGACCGGCCCCTGCCCGACGGGCCCGCCGATCCTGCAGCGGTGGTCACCGAACTTGCCACGCTGGCCGAACCCGGGCTCATGGCCATCGGCTCCGGCCGCTTCTTCGGCTGGGTGATGGGCGGCACGCTGCCGGCCGCGCTCTCCGCCGACTGGCTGGTGAGCGCGTGGGACCAGAACGGCGGGCTGCGCTACGCGACTCCGGCCACCGCGGCCATCGAGGAACGCGCGGGCAGGTGGATCCTCGACCTGCTGCACCTGCCGCCCTCGAGCGCGGTCGGTTTCGCCACCGGCGGCACGATGGCCAATTTTGTCGGCCTCGCCGCCGGCCGGGGTGCGGTGCTGCGCGCGGCCGGCTGGGACGTCAACAGCGACGGCCTCACCGGCGCGCCCCGGGTGACGGTGCTCGCCGGCGCCGAGGTGCACATCTCGGTACTCCTCGCGCTGCGCTACCTGGGCCTGGGCGAACCGACCCTCGTCGCCGCCGATGCGCAGGGACGCATCCGCCCCGACGCCCTGGCGGAGGCGCTGGCGGCGGTCACCGGACCCTGCCTGGTGGTGCTGCAGGCGGGCAACCTGCACTCCGGCGCGTTCGACCCGATGCGCCAGTGCATCCGCCTGGCCCACGACGCGGGGGCCTGGGTGCACGTCGACGGCGCCTTCGGCCTGTGGGCGGCAGCGAGCCCGCGCTGGACGGCGGCGCTGGAGGGCCTGGAGACCGCCGATTCCTGGGCAACGGATGCGCACAAGACCCTCAACGTGCCCTACGACTGCGGCATCGCCGTGGTGGCCGACCCGGCCGCCCTACGATCGGCGTTCGGCGCGCAAACCAGCTACTTCGTGCAGGATGACGCCGGTGCCGCCGACCCCATGGAGCTGGTGCCCGAACTGTCCAGGCGCGCACGCGGCGTTCCGGTGTGGGCGGCCCTCCGGTCGCTCGGCCGCAGCGGCACCGTGGCGCTCGTCGAGGGCCTCGCCGACAACGCCAGGGCACTCGCCGACGCTCTGGCCGCGCTGCCCGGCGTCGAGGTGCTCAACGACGTCGTGTTCACCCAGGTGTCGGTCGCATTCGGCTCCGACGACCGCACCCGCCGGGTGACGCAGGCCCTCATCCAGGACGGCACGGTGTGGATGAGCGGGTCGGCCTGGTCCGGTCGGGCGGTGCTGCGCATCTCGGTGAGCAATTGGACGACGGATGCCGCCGATGTGGCCGTCTCCGTCGACGCCGTCGCCCGGGCGCTGGCCCAGGTCACGGCCGCCGAGCGGGAGTGA
- a CDS encoding sulfite oxidase-like oxidoreductase encodes MGIVSPGFFGRRRRDDPALPPGQYLTESFPVLSAGPTPRITPQEWEFTITTETGQVHRWNWEQFLALKQDDVTHDIHCVTSWSKLGTSWRGVSIDTLFESVESDAEFTMAHSYGGYTTNVPLDDLLGGKAWIAHQFDGEDLEPAHGGPARLLVPHLYFWKSAKWVRGLELLQQDEPGFWESNGYHMYGDPWQEQRYW; translated from the coding sequence ATGGGAATCGTCTCCCCCGGCTTCTTCGGTCGCCGCCGCCGCGACGATCCGGCGCTGCCGCCTGGCCAGTACCTCACCGAGAGCTTCCCGGTCCTCTCCGCCGGCCCCACCCCGCGCATCACACCGCAAGAGTGGGAGTTCACCATCACGACCGAGACGGGCCAGGTGCACCGGTGGAACTGGGAGCAGTTCCTCGCCCTCAAACAGGATGACGTGACCCACGACATCCACTGCGTCACGAGCTGGTCCAAACTGGGCACCAGCTGGCGGGGCGTCTCGATCGACACACTCTTCGAATCCGTCGAATCCGACGCCGAGTTCACCATGGCGCACTCCTACGGCGGCTACACCACCAACGTTCCCCTCGACGATCTGCTGGGCGGCAAGGCCTGGATCGCCCACCAGTTCGACGGCGAGGACCTGGAGCCCGCCCACGGCGGCCCCGCCCGCCTGTTGGTGCCGCACCTGTACTTCTGGAAGAGCGCCAAGTGGGTGCGCGGACTGGAGCTGCTCCAGCAGGACGAGCCCGGTTTCTGGGAGAGCAACGGGTACCACATGTACGGCGACCCCTGGCAAGAACAGCGCTACTGGTGA
- a CDS encoding MarP family serine protease gives MQGSAILDVILVILLVSSLVAGYRSGLIGSISGILGLVAGAVAAYFVVPLVPTWVPAAEWRTPASIAAALVLVIVGLTVGESIGLALRRRTPRKLRGVDRLFGAVIGVAAAAAVMSMVAFSVGALGIPVLTSAIASSGVVRTIDSVTPDPVKSFLAQLRSTVVDDGLPRITDAFGGQSPTLPEAQLDNAALDTAAQSVLRITGNAVACGQSQSGSGFVVAPERVLTNAHVVAGVTEAVVEVPGAGALTGEIVYFDPVDDLALINVPGLTAAPLTLQGNLPVDAEAVSLGYPFGGPFDSDPARVISVASVLVADIYGQSPTERSVYTLAADVQQGESGGPLLSDGGQVAGVIFAKAANTANVGYALAMDEVTPVVDQAGSLSAAVSSGACIQG, from the coding sequence ATGCAGGGCTCGGCCATCCTCGACGTGATCCTGGTGATCCTTCTCGTCTCCAGCCTGGTGGCCGGGTACCGCAGCGGACTCATCGGCAGCATCAGCGGCATCCTGGGCCTGGTGGCCGGCGCCGTGGCCGCCTACTTCGTCGTGCCCCTCGTGCCCACCTGGGTGCCCGCCGCCGAGTGGCGCACGCCGGCGTCCATCGCCGCTGCGCTGGTGCTCGTGATCGTCGGGCTCACGGTCGGCGAGTCCATCGGGCTGGCCCTGCGCCGTCGCACGCCCCGCAAGCTGCGCGGCGTCGACAGGCTCTTCGGCGCCGTCATCGGCGTCGCCGCCGCTGCCGCGGTGATGTCGATGGTCGCCTTCAGCGTGGGCGCCCTCGGCATCCCGGTTCTCACTTCCGCCATCGCCTCCTCCGGCGTGGTGCGCACCATCGACTCGGTCACACCGGATCCGGTCAAGAGCTTCCTCGCGCAACTGCGTTCCACCGTCGTCGACGACGGTCTGCCCCGCATCACGGACGCGTTCGGCGGGCAGAGCCCCACCCTGCCGGAAGCCCAGCTGGACAACGCCGCCCTCGACACGGCGGCCCAGTCGGTGCTGCGCATCACGGGCAACGCGGTGGCCTGCGGGCAGAGCCAGTCCGGCTCCGGGTTCGTCGTCGCGCCCGAGCGCGTGCTCACCAATGCTCACGTCGTCGCCGGTGTCACCGAGGCCGTCGTCGAGGTACCGGGGGCGGGTGCGCTGACCGGTGAGATCGTCTACTTCGACCCGGTGGACGACCTGGCACTCATCAATGTGCCCGGACTCACCGCCGCTCCGCTGACCCTGCAGGGCAACCTCCCGGTGGACGCCGAGGCCGTCAGTCTCGGCTACCCGTTCGGCGGACCGTTCGACTCCGACCCGGCCCGGGTGATCTCGGTGGCCTCGGTGCTCGTCGCCGACATCTACGGCCAGTCCCCCACTGAGCGCTCCGTGTACACCCTCGCCGCCGATGTGCAGCAGGGCGAATCGGGTGGGCCCCTGCTCAGCGACGGCGGCCAGGTGGCCGGCGTGATCTTCGCCAAGGCCGCCAACACCGCCAACGTGGGCTACGCCCTGGCGATGGACGAGGTCACCCCGGTCGTCGACCAGGCCGGCAGCCTGTCTGCCGCGGTCAGCTCCGGCGCCTGCATCCAGGGCTGA
- a CDS encoding RNase H family protein codes for MTITAAADGSALGNPGPAGWAWYIDDNNWAAGGWKHATNNQGELKAVLELFRATAHVDDDLLVLCDSQYVINSVTKWMRGWKAKGWRKADGKAVMNLELLQEIDEALVGRRYRFEWVKGHANHPLNEAADSRARAVSEAYQRNAPIPTGPGFVAGGPAPAARATAAPVTKTAPAKTAPAAKTAPRASADLGLFDLEVDRPHSVQVALSAEELARLKRRASTRGVSPEELLRDLI; via the coding sequence ATGACTATCACCGCCGCCGCAGACGGATCCGCCCTCGGAAACCCCGGACCGGCCGGGTGGGCCTGGTACATCGACGACAACAACTGGGCCGCCGGCGGCTGGAAGCACGCCACCAACAACCAGGGCGAGCTCAAGGCCGTCCTCGAACTGTTCCGCGCCACCGCGCACGTTGACGACGACCTGCTCGTGCTCTGCGACAGCCAGTACGTGATCAACTCGGTGACCAAGTGGATGCGCGGCTGGAAGGCCAAGGGCTGGCGCAAGGCCGACGGCAAGGCCGTGATGAACCTCGAGCTGTTGCAGGAGATCGACGAGGCCCTCGTGGGCCGCCGGTACCGCTTCGAATGGGTGAAGGGCCACGCCAACCACCCGCTCAACGAGGCCGCGGACTCCCGCGCCCGGGCGGTGTCGGAGGCGTACCAGCGGAACGCCCCGATCCCCACCGGGCCCGGCTTTGTGGCGGGCGGACCGGCACCGGCCGCACGGGCGACGGCCGCTCCCGTGACGAAGACCGCACCGGCGAAGACGGCACCGGCGGCGAAGACCGCACCCCGGGCATCCGCCGATCTGGGCCTGTTCGACCTGGAGGTCGACCGGCCGCATTCGGTGCAGGTGGCGCTCAGCGCCGAGGAACTCGCCCGGCTCAAGCGCCGGGCGAGCACCCGCGGCGTCAGCCCCGAGGAACTGCTCCGCGACCTGATCTGA
- a CDS encoding nuclear transport factor 2 family protein — MTVPNTPGTRAELTARISDWMNAYVTAWASNEPEEIRALFSDDARYRTEPYAEPWVGPEKIVDGWLHLADAPGSFTFEWHPLAVTDEVSVVQGTTRYATGPVYSNLWVIRFAPDGRANDFTEWWMDQAQDAENETEVEAPPTGPALDHTPPGQ, encoded by the coding sequence ATGACCGTTCCGAACACGCCCGGCACCCGAGCAGAGCTGACCGCCCGGATCTCCGACTGGATGAACGCCTACGTGACGGCCTGGGCATCCAACGAACCCGAGGAGATCCGGGCGCTCTTCTCCGACGATGCCCGCTATCGCACCGAGCCCTACGCCGAGCCCTGGGTCGGGCCCGAGAAGATCGTCGACGGCTGGCTGCACCTCGCCGATGCTCCCGGCAGCTTCACCTTCGAGTGGCATCCACTGGCCGTGACCGACGAGGTCAGCGTGGTGCAGGGCACCACCCGATACGCGACCGGTCCGGTGTACAGCAACCTCTGGGTGATCCGTTTCGCACCGGACGGCCGCGCGAACGACTTCACCGAGTGGTGGATGGACCAGGCCCAGGACGCCGAAAACGAGACCGAAGTCGAGGCGCCCCCGACCGGCCCTGCCCTAGACCACACGCCGCCCGGCCAATAG